In a single window of the Daphnia carinata strain CSIRO-1 chromosome 4, CSIRO_AGI_Dcar_HiC_V3, whole genome shotgun sequence genome:
- the LOC130687308 gene encoding uncharacterized protein LOC130687308 produces MPRLSFLSTAKRWRTSSLHSRAITTYNLSASMVSVNENRKCLFRSFCQKNMLAINSRIIGTMKAHVEVTKKTTRRGAVKRVSVPEKEAPEGKRRRGETKANKHVAGLDDGEMLHEGNGHAVDIHANHVPDEPEANDGSRVTSVINGRSTRAKGALKVHFDVAETVHSPVRSTRSTRKTASPAEKKVSVQLERDPGIETVAATAKAEEEKAPAAKRSRQKKGPAVSAATMADEPPAVPATKRTRGGKKTTSEPELVKEDTSSPPPPPRRTRNI; encoded by the exons atgccaagactatcgtttttgtcgacagcaaaaagatGGCGGacttcgtcgctgcattctcgtgcaataacaacctacaa tctatcagcatccatggtgagcgtaaacgaaaatcgtaaatgtctcttccgaagcttctgtcagaagaatatgctagcaatcaactcacgaatcat agGAACAATGAAAGCCCATGTcgaggtgacgaagaaaacaacacgtcgaGGTGCTGTCAAACGTGTCTCCGTTCCGGAGAAGGAAGCGCCGGAAGGCAAAAGGCGTCGTGGTGAAACGAAAGCCAATAAACACGTTGCTGGATTGGATGATGGAGAAATGTTACACGAAGGCAACGGACACGCTGTCGACATCCATGCCAATCACGTGCCAGATGAGCCGGAGGCGAACGATGGATCGCGAGTCACATCCGTCATAAATGGACGATCTACTCGCGCAAAGGGCGCactcaaagttcattttgacgtgGCCGAAACGGTGCATTCGCCAGTCAGATCCACCCGTTCGACGCGGAAGACGGCTTCACCGGCCGAGAAGAAAGTCTCTGTCCAGCTGGAACGCGACCCCGGCATTGAGACTGTGGCCGCTACTGCAAAAGcagaggaagagaaagcaccggccgccaaacgttcacgacaaaagaagggcccggcagtatctgccgcaacaatggcggatgaacctccggccgtgccggccacgaaacggacacgtggtggcaagaaaacaactagcgaacctgagcttgttaaggaggatacctcatcgccaccaccaccacctcgacgtactagaaacatctaa